In Hypanus sabinus isolate sHypSab1 chromosome 30, sHypSab1.hap1, whole genome shotgun sequence, one DNA window encodes the following:
- the sfpq gene encoding splicing factor, proline- and glutamine-rich isoform X2, giving the protein MSRDRFKNRTGFQRRGGMSPPFRGGNRNNVPNRPNGAGNPVEAPKQQPTPSSQSQVTTPAQTPPQKSSAQGSQKSQEPDKKNGDAATAQAPGAARSGGGEGKSPYPGGEGQSRQQRESKSESETRHAQEVLRAQLSLLRKPGEKTYTQRCRLFVGNLPSDITEDDFKKLFDKYGEPGEVFINKGKGFGFIRLESRTLAEIAKAELDDTPMRGRPLRIRFATHSAALTVRNLSPYVSNELLEEAFSQFGQVERAIVIVDDRGRSTGKGIVEFATKPSARKALDRCSEGVFLLTASPRPVIVEPMEQYDDEDGLPEKLAQRNPMYQKEREHPPRFAQHGTFEFEYSQRWKSLDEMEKQQREQVEKNMREARDKLENEMEDAYHEHQAMLLRQDLMRRQEELRRMEELHSQEVQKRKQLELRQEEERRRREEEMLMRQREKEEMMRRQREENFRMGYMDPREREMRMAGGMTEQYTTANQSFPPMAAMAYEGHSTLSNPGGPSAMTGQMMSTSANTSDMAGRNDRFGQGAPGPMNAQPPRPMGPAGPNFSRGREEYETANKKPRY; this is encoded by the exons ATGTCTCGGGATCGTTTCAAGAACCGCACCGGATTCCAGAGGCGAGGTGGTATGAGCCCCCCGTTCCGCGGCGGCAACCGCAACAATGTGCCCAACCGCCCGAACGGAGCGGGAAACCCAGTGGAGGCCCCCAAGCAACAGCCGACACCCTCGTCGCAGAGCCAGGTGACCACTCCGGCGCAGACGCCGCCTCAGAAGTCGTCCGCTCAGGGCTCGCAGAAGTCGCAAGAGCCCGACAAGAAGAACGGCGACGCGGCGACCGCTCAGGCCCCCGGCGCGGCCCGGAGCGGAGGCGGCGAGGGCAAGTCGCCGTACCCGGGAGGCGAGGGCCAGAGCCGGCAGCAGCGTGAGTCGAAGAGCGAGAGCGAGACTCGCCACGCGCAGGAGGTACTGCGGGCCCAGTTGTCGCTGCTCCGGAAGCCCGGCGAGAAGACCTACACCCAGCGGTGCCGCCTTTTCGTCGGCAACCTGCCCAGCGACATCACCGAGGATGACTTTAAGAAACTATTCGATAAATATGGCGAACCCGGCGAGGTTTTTATCAACAAAGGCAAGGGGTTTGGCTTCATCCGGCTG GAAAGCAGAACTTTGGCTGAAATAGCCAAAGCTGAACTTGACGATACACCGATGAGAGGCCGGCCACTTCGCATTCGTTTTGCTACTCATTCTGCTGCACTGACTGTCCGCAATCTTTCCCCCTATGTCTCAAATGAATTGCTAGAAGAAGCTTTCTCTCAGTTTGGTCAAGTGGAGAGGGCCATTGTAATTGTCGATGATCGTGGGAGATCAACAGGCAAAGGCATAGTTGAATTTGCTACAAAACCATCTGCAAGGAAGGCACTTGACCGATGCAGTGAGGGTGTATTCCTATTAACAGC ATCTCCTCGTCCAGTGATTGTGGAACCAATGGAGCAATATGATGATGAGGATGGCCTTCCAGAGAAACTAGCCCAAAGGAATCCAATGTATCAAAA AGAACGAGAGCATCCTCCTCGTTTTGCTCAGCATGGAACATTTGAGTTTGAATATTCCCAGAGGTGGAAGTCACTTGATGAAATGGAAAAACAGCAGAGAGAACAAGTTGAAAAGAACATGAGAGAGGCAAGGGATAAGCTGGAAAATGAGATGGAAGATGCGTACCATGAGCATCAGGCAATGTTGTTGAGGCAGG ATCTCATGCGGCGCCAAGAAGAGCTGCGGCGCATGGAGGAACTCCACAGCCAGGAAGTTCAGAAGCGCAAACAGCTTGAGTTGAG GCAAGAGGAAGAACGTCGTAGAAGGGAAGAGGAAATGTTGATGCGGCAAAGAGAAAAAGAGGAGATGATGAGGCGCCAGAGGGAGGAGAACTTCCGCATGGGATACATGGATCCT AGAGAGCGTGAAATGCGAATGGCTGGAGGAATGACAG AACAATATACTACTGCAAATCAAAGCTTTCCGCCAATGGCTGCAATGGCCTATGAAGGCCACAGTACATTAAGTAACCCTGGAGGACCTAGTGCGATGACTGGACAGATGATGAGCACCAGCGCGAACACCAGCGACATGGCAGGG CGTAATGACCGCTTTGGACAGGGTGCCCCAGGTCCAATGAATGCTCAACCCCCACGTCCTATGGGGCCTGCTGGTCCCAATTTTAGTAGAGGGAGAGAAGAATACGAAACAGCTAACAAGAAGCCTAGATACTAA
- the sfpq gene encoding splicing factor, proline- and glutamine-rich isoform X1, whose protein sequence is MSRDRFKNRTGFQRRGGMSPPFRGGNRNNVPNRPNGAGNPVEAPKQQPTPSSQSQVTTPAQTPPQKSSAQGSQKSQEPDKKNGDAATAQAPGAARSGGGEGKSPYPGGEGQSRQQRESKSESETRHAQEVLRAQLSLLRKPGEKTYTQRCRLFVGNLPSDITEDDFKKLFDKYGEPGEVFINKGKGFGFIRLESRTLAEIAKAELDDTPMRGRPLRIRFATHSAALTVRNLSPYVSNELLEEAFSQFGQVERAIVIVDDRGRSTGKGIVEFATKPSARKALDRCSEGVFLLTASPRPVIVEPMEQYDDEDGLPEKLAQRNPMYQKWVLKNQVEREHPPRFAQHGTFEFEYSQRWKSLDEMEKQQREQVEKNMREARDKLENEMEDAYHEHQAMLLRQDLMRRQEELRRMEELHSQEVQKRKQLELRQEEERRRREEEMLMRQREKEEMMRRQREENFRMGYMDPREREMRMAGGMTEQYTTANQSFPPMAAMAYEGHSTLSNPGGPSAMTGQMMSTSANTSDMAGRNDRFGQGAPGPMNAQPPRPMGPAGPNFSRGREEYETANKKPRY, encoded by the exons ATGTCTCGGGATCGTTTCAAGAACCGCACCGGATTCCAGAGGCGAGGTGGTATGAGCCCCCCGTTCCGCGGCGGCAACCGCAACAATGTGCCCAACCGCCCGAACGGAGCGGGAAACCCAGTGGAGGCCCCCAAGCAACAGCCGACACCCTCGTCGCAGAGCCAGGTGACCACTCCGGCGCAGACGCCGCCTCAGAAGTCGTCCGCTCAGGGCTCGCAGAAGTCGCAAGAGCCCGACAAGAAGAACGGCGACGCGGCGACCGCTCAGGCCCCCGGCGCGGCCCGGAGCGGAGGCGGCGAGGGCAAGTCGCCGTACCCGGGAGGCGAGGGCCAGAGCCGGCAGCAGCGTGAGTCGAAGAGCGAGAGCGAGACTCGCCACGCGCAGGAGGTACTGCGGGCCCAGTTGTCGCTGCTCCGGAAGCCCGGCGAGAAGACCTACACCCAGCGGTGCCGCCTTTTCGTCGGCAACCTGCCCAGCGACATCACCGAGGATGACTTTAAGAAACTATTCGATAAATATGGCGAACCCGGCGAGGTTTTTATCAACAAAGGCAAGGGGTTTGGCTTCATCCGGCTG GAAAGCAGAACTTTGGCTGAAATAGCCAAAGCTGAACTTGACGATACACCGATGAGAGGCCGGCCACTTCGCATTCGTTTTGCTACTCATTCTGCTGCACTGACTGTCCGCAATCTTTCCCCCTATGTCTCAAATGAATTGCTAGAAGAAGCTTTCTCTCAGTTTGGTCAAGTGGAGAGGGCCATTGTAATTGTCGATGATCGTGGGAGATCAACAGGCAAAGGCATAGTTGAATTTGCTACAAAACCATCTGCAAGGAAGGCACTTGACCGATGCAGTGAGGGTGTATTCCTATTAACAGC ATCTCCTCGTCCAGTGATTGTGGAACCAATGGAGCAATATGATGATGAGGATGGCCTTCCAGAGAAACTAGCCCAAAGGAATCCAATGTATCAAAAGTGGGTTTTAAAAAATCAAGT AGAACGAGAGCATCCTCCTCGTTTTGCTCAGCATGGAACATTTGAGTTTGAATATTCCCAGAGGTGGAAGTCACTTGATGAAATGGAAAAACAGCAGAGAGAACAAGTTGAAAAGAACATGAGAGAGGCAAGGGATAAGCTGGAAAATGAGATGGAAGATGCGTACCATGAGCATCAGGCAATGTTGTTGAGGCAGG ATCTCATGCGGCGCCAAGAAGAGCTGCGGCGCATGGAGGAACTCCACAGCCAGGAAGTTCAGAAGCGCAAACAGCTTGAGTTGAG GCAAGAGGAAGAACGTCGTAGAAGGGAAGAGGAAATGTTGATGCGGCAAAGAGAAAAAGAGGAGATGATGAGGCGCCAGAGGGAGGAGAACTTCCGCATGGGATACATGGATCCT AGAGAGCGTGAAATGCGAATGGCTGGAGGAATGACAG AACAATATACTACTGCAAATCAAAGCTTTCCGCCAATGGCTGCAATGGCCTATGAAGGCCACAGTACATTAAGTAACCCTGGAGGACCTAGTGCGATGACTGGACAGATGATGAGCACCAGCGCGAACACCAGCGACATGGCAGGG CGTAATGACCGCTTTGGACAGGGTGCCCCAGGTCCAATGAATGCTCAACCCCCACGTCCTATGGGGCCTGCTGGTCCCAATTTTAGTAGAGGGAGAGAAGAATACGAAACAGCTAACAAGAAGCCTAGATACTAA
- the sfpq gene encoding splicing factor, proline- and glutamine-rich isoform X3, protein MSRDRFKNRTGFQRRGGMSPPFRGGNRNNVPNRPNGAGNPVEAPKQQPTPSSQSQVTTPAQTPPQKSSAQGSQKSQEPDKKNGDAATAQAPGAARSGGGEGKSPYPGGEGQSRQQRESKSESETRHAQEVLRAQLSLLRKPGEKTYTQRCRLFVGNLPSDITEDDFKKLFDKYGEPGEVFINKGKGFGFIRLESRTLAEIAKAELDDTPMRGRPLRIRFATHSAALTVRNLSPYVSNELLEEAFSQFGQVERAIVIVDDRGRSTGKGIVEFATKPSARKALDRCSEGVFLLTASPRPVIVEPMEQYDDEDGLPEKLAQRNPMYQKWVLKNQVEREHPPRFAQHGTFEFEYSQRWKSLDEMEKQQREQVEKNMREARDKLENEMEDAYHEHQAMLLRQDLMRRQEELRRMEELHSQEVQKRKQLELRQEEERRRREEEMLMRQREKEEMMRRQREENFRMGYMDPREREMRMAGGMTEQYTTANQSFPPMAAMAYEGHSTLSNPGGPSAMTGQMMSTSANTSDMAGAWKELDAC, encoded by the exons ATGTCTCGGGATCGTTTCAAGAACCGCACCGGATTCCAGAGGCGAGGTGGTATGAGCCCCCCGTTCCGCGGCGGCAACCGCAACAATGTGCCCAACCGCCCGAACGGAGCGGGAAACCCAGTGGAGGCCCCCAAGCAACAGCCGACACCCTCGTCGCAGAGCCAGGTGACCACTCCGGCGCAGACGCCGCCTCAGAAGTCGTCCGCTCAGGGCTCGCAGAAGTCGCAAGAGCCCGACAAGAAGAACGGCGACGCGGCGACCGCTCAGGCCCCCGGCGCGGCCCGGAGCGGAGGCGGCGAGGGCAAGTCGCCGTACCCGGGAGGCGAGGGCCAGAGCCGGCAGCAGCGTGAGTCGAAGAGCGAGAGCGAGACTCGCCACGCGCAGGAGGTACTGCGGGCCCAGTTGTCGCTGCTCCGGAAGCCCGGCGAGAAGACCTACACCCAGCGGTGCCGCCTTTTCGTCGGCAACCTGCCCAGCGACATCACCGAGGATGACTTTAAGAAACTATTCGATAAATATGGCGAACCCGGCGAGGTTTTTATCAACAAAGGCAAGGGGTTTGGCTTCATCCGGCTG GAAAGCAGAACTTTGGCTGAAATAGCCAAAGCTGAACTTGACGATACACCGATGAGAGGCCGGCCACTTCGCATTCGTTTTGCTACTCATTCTGCTGCACTGACTGTCCGCAATCTTTCCCCCTATGTCTCAAATGAATTGCTAGAAGAAGCTTTCTCTCAGTTTGGTCAAGTGGAGAGGGCCATTGTAATTGTCGATGATCGTGGGAGATCAACAGGCAAAGGCATAGTTGAATTTGCTACAAAACCATCTGCAAGGAAGGCACTTGACCGATGCAGTGAGGGTGTATTCCTATTAACAGC ATCTCCTCGTCCAGTGATTGTGGAACCAATGGAGCAATATGATGATGAGGATGGCCTTCCAGAGAAACTAGCCCAAAGGAATCCAATGTATCAAAAGTGGGTTTTAAAAAATCAAGT AGAACGAGAGCATCCTCCTCGTTTTGCTCAGCATGGAACATTTGAGTTTGAATATTCCCAGAGGTGGAAGTCACTTGATGAAATGGAAAAACAGCAGAGAGAACAAGTTGAAAAGAACATGAGAGAGGCAAGGGATAAGCTGGAAAATGAGATGGAAGATGCGTACCATGAGCATCAGGCAATGTTGTTGAGGCAGG ATCTCATGCGGCGCCAAGAAGAGCTGCGGCGCATGGAGGAACTCCACAGCCAGGAAGTTCAGAAGCGCAAACAGCTTGAGTTGAG GCAAGAGGAAGAACGTCGTAGAAGGGAAGAGGAAATGTTGATGCGGCAAAGAGAAAAAGAGGAGATGATGAGGCGCCAGAGGGAGGAGAACTTCCGCATGGGATACATGGATCCT AGAGAGCGTGAAATGCGAATGGCTGGAGGAATGACAG AACAATATACTACTGCAAATCAAAGCTTTCCGCCAATGGCTGCAATGGCCTATGAAGGCCACAGTACATTAAGTAACCCTGGAGGACCTAGTGCGATGACTGGACAGATGATGAGCACCAGCGCGAACACCAGCGACATGGCAGGG